The following coding sequences lie in one Lelliottia jeotgali genomic window:
- a CDS encoding YgfY, with protein MDINNKARIHWACRRGMRELDISVMPFFEYEYDSLSDDDKRLFIRLLESDDPDLFNWLMNHGKPADTELQRMVQLIQTRNRERGPVAI; from the coding sequence ATGGACATTAACAACAAGGCCCGTATCCACTGGGCGTGCCGTCGCGGCATGCGTGAACTTGATATTTCCGTCATGCCCTTCTTCGAGTATGAGTACGACAGCTTAAGCGATGATGATAAGCGTCTGTTTATCCGCCTGCTGGAGAGTGACGATCCTGATTTATTCAACTGGCTGATGAATCACGGCAAACCCGCCGACACCGAGTTGCAGCGGATGGTGCAATTAATTCAAACACGGAATCGGGAACGTGG